The genomic segment CTCCTGCCATAGCTGTAAAAAATAGTTGATGAAGCGCAAATGTAATAACAAATAGCGATACAATCGCTATCCCAATAGTCCTCGTTTCCGAACGAGGATTTCCGAGATTGGCGATTGTATCGCCAATCTCAAAAAATCGATGCTTGAGCAACAAGATGCATGTGATTGCTCATAATCACCCATGCGTAAATTGTAATGCTCTTTTCTTTGCAACAATGATTTAGCGAATCAACAATAACATCCCGGTAATCTCTTCTGGTAAATAAATCTATCCATTTTATTACTGTACAAGTAATATAATATGGAACATACTGATCAGAAATAAAATATCTGTCTCCTGCCATAGCTGTAAAAAATAGTTGGTGAATTACAAAAGTAATAACAAATAGCGATACAATCGCTATTCTCGGAAATCCTCGTTGGAAAACGAGGACTATAGGGTTTGATATAATTATAATGATTGGCATAATCAACATAACCATCCGTTTCAATGCCTAAAACATTTAAGCAATACGTACACTTTCTTCTCCCCCAAACAAATTCAAGTTTTATATCATCAGGAATAATACATTTCACTACCTCTTCTACATAGTCATCAGAAGCAGATGACCAGATGGCCAACTTGAAATTGCCAGAGCAGAACCGGATAAACTGATCCAGGATGGTCGTTTATATATGTGATAATTATATACTATAAAATCCGCTTGTCTGTCTAGTTGCGTCTTTGAGGCATGGATCACCGTTTCATCAAGGTCCAGTATTAACAATATCCGCTTGTCAGTTTGCATTTCCCCATTCAAAAAAACTAAATCAAAATCTCCAAAAATATCCCAGTCACCAAATATAAAAACAAAGTGTTACAACTTACGATATTTTTCTAGCTAAGTTATCTAAGGCCCAAACAATTACCTTACCTAAAGTAATTGCTCTTATAAGTTTGCTTAAAATTATCCCACCTTATTTTGTCCAAATCGCACCGCCGAAGTACGATTTAATATTTCAAAGGTCCGATGAAGAAGGTCCGAGCTATTAAAGAGATATCTGATTTTTACTATAGACCAGACAAGAAAAAGAGATAATACCCTCTAAAAATTTACCCAAAGTACTGATAAACAAAAAAAATCTGGCATTTTTATTGATAAACAACAAAACATATTTTTTGTATCGTCTTTAGTATATGAAATTTTAATAGAACCACTCAACTGCTAACTATGAAAAAAAATCTAATCATTGTACTTTTCCATATTTCATTTTTTCTTCCTGCTCTGTCTTTTGCTCAGAAAAACACCACCAACCGAGCTTTTCTGGGTGGATATGGAAACTACCTGGTTCCTATCTTCGGATTTTATAGGGAAAATTATAAAGCAGGCCCAGGCCTTTCCTTTATTTATCTTTCAAAAAAACTTCCTGTATTTAAACAGCTCCCTTATTCTCTGAGAATCGGAGCTGCTGTCGAAGTATCAGAACAGGGTAACCGATATTTTAAAAGTATGGCTGGCGATAGCCTGAAAAGTTCACAGCGCTTCTATAATAACTTTTCCTACCTCTCGCTTCTTGGCAGATTTACCTTTGAAAAAAACAGAATACTCAAGCCTTACCTCGAACTAAGCTTCGGACTGGGAACCTTTTCATCTCATGAAAGGATATCTAACAACATGCATATTCCTCTTATCAATAGACCCAGAGGTGATTATCGGGAATCGATGGCTGTTTTCGGCATATCAGCGGGATACCTGTTACAGGTTACCGAATGGTTTATAGTCGATGCAAAAGTGACTTACTACCAGGGAACGCAAAAAACACCTTTCACCGATCTTGACCATTTTTCATATTCTGCACCTTTTTATGATCATATCAAAAGGGAGGCAGTACCATCTTTGATTAGTGCACATCTGGGTCTTTTATTCAGAATGCCACGAGCTAGTTTTTATGCAAGCCCGTCGTATTCTAGTCCTCGTCCTTCCTATTCAACTCCTAGAACAAAACCTAAAACAATTAAAGAAAAACAAAACGGTGAGCTGGTGCCTTCAAAAGAATCCACTCCACAAAAGCCTAAAGAAACCAAAACGAATTATGGCCCGAAAAAGCGCCATTAAGCAGGGATTTGAGTGATTGTTTGTTTGAACTGGGATTCATGGGATTAAAGGACAGACAGGATTATCTCTGATAATAGTCATCTCTAATCCCTATATACCCAAAAAAATGGTCGAGTATAAAAACCTTGCACATATCAAACAAAACTTATTTTGTATTCGAAGATAAATATCATTTCTTATTCCTATATATTCCTCCTAAATGGTCGAATATAAGAACCCTACACATATCAAACAAAACTTATTATGTATTCGAAGAAATCCTGTCTATCCCGTCATTCATGGATCCCAGTTTACAACTGTTCTCCGCTTTTACTCCAGTTCAGTTCCGGTCCCACTCTGCGCCCATGTTCATAGGGGATTTCAGTACTTTTTTGTCCGTTAGAATACCATTTCTCATAATAGCCATGCTTCTGACCGTTGTATCTTTGATACTTTTCTGCTTTATTACCATTGGTATACCAGGACTCATAATGAAGGACAACATCTCCATTTTCCAATGTTTCCTCAATGCTCTCTTTCCACTTTTTCCCATCATCATACCATTCCATACACTTGGTAATTTTACCCATTGCATAAACATTTTCTTTAGCAGGCTGACCGTTTTTATACCACGACTTTTCACTTCCGTTTTTGATTCCATTTGTATAAGCTATCTCTTTCCACATCTTACCATCCGCATACCACTCCTTTATAACTCCATCATACCGATCATCCACATAATTATATTCTCTGCTTTTCTGACCTCCCTTGTTCCACTTTGTTGAAAGGCCGTTTAATTTACCATTAGCATAAGTTTCCTCCGTATTGAGTTCTCCGGATTCATAATACACCTTATGACTTCCGTGTTTTTCATTTGCCTTATAATAGGTTTCTGCACATAACTCCCCGTTGCTGTACATTTCTTTTTCAACACCATCTTTAACTCCGTTCTTATACATGGAGATAATCTTTCTACCATTTCTGATTGTAACAACTTCACCATTCACAGGATATATAGTTTCTTTACCATCTTTATAATCAGAAAGAAGGACATTATTAAAGCTATATACATACTGCTCAATTAGCCTATTCTTATTGTAAATGCTTTTCTTTTGTACGACTTCATCCTGATCGAAATAAGTATAAAATGTTCCATGCATATAACCTTTAGTATACTGTCCCTCTGCTTTTTTATCACCATTTTCATACCACACAGTATAGCTTCCGTCCTCAACACCTTCGACAAATTCCTGTTCAGATTTTACTTTATCAAAAAAAGTAAATCCATTTTTAGGATAATAATAAATCTGTTTGCCATGTAAACGTCCATTTTTAAGTGTCGCTTCATAAGTTTTCCTGTCAGGAAAATATTTCATTGGGTTATAATTTCTTACTTCCGTGAAAACATCTTCGTTATCTTTTTCACTTACTATTTCAAGAATTTTCCCACCGTTGATATAACCTGTCAAATCAGTCAAAGTACCATCATCGAACTCAAGCATAATTGAATCGGAAAAAACAGACATCGGGAACAACATAAAAATATTTTTAATTGAACTGGTGCGGCCACTGGCAGTACCTGTAAATTTTGTTTCTCCGAGATAACATTCACCATTCTTAAATGAAATCTGCTCTAGAGGAACTGGCTTGGAGCAACTAAAAAAGATAAAAATACCTAAAAGACCTGATAACGCTTTGTTCATGATTGTTTTACTTTTATAAAGCATCAAATTTACTGAATAATGTATCTATTTAAAACCCTGCATCCCTTTCCCTAACATACCTTTCATATAAACCATTGTATTAAAGAAATTTATAGACCCAAAAAATAAATCAACAATGTTGTGATTTTGTAAAAATCAGTATGGCAGGTGTAGACACCCGTTTTAAAAATATATTGGATTGGTCTTTAAAAAAACAGCGTAGAAACGGTATTCTACGCTGTTTGATATTCAAAACTAGTTTAGATCTATGAAAACACTATTTCAATAGCAAACGTTTGGTAATAGTAGCTCCTTCAACCGTTTTAATAGAGACAAAATAGATTCCGGAAGGTTGTTCACTTAATTGAATTTCCAAATTCTGCATTGTCTCAGCATCTTCAATTGTACATACAGTCTTTCCAATTGCATTAGTAACTGTAATCTTCGATGCAGTTAAACTATTTTTATCATACTTCACAAAAAACTTACTATCTGCAGGATTAGGATAAACTTCAAACAAATTCTCTTCTAAACTTTGACCATTAATGGACGTAATTACATTACCATTACATGAATAAGAATTATATAAATCCTTCACTTCTGCTGCACTAAGCGAATAATTGTAAATCCTCAACTCATCTAACTTTCCGCTTAAAAATTGCATATATTCAAAGTCTGTAGCTCCAATCACTGCATAGTATAGTATTGAAGCATAACCGGACGATAAATTATTAAAAGAACCTTCCGCCTCCAGTTTGCCATCTATGTAAAACTTTGCACCTGAATCATCTCCTGTCAATACCACATGATACCATTTGTTTGCTGACGGATATTTTCCTGTTATTGCCCCAGTGAGCAATGATAATACAGTATTAAGATTATCAAAAGACACCCACATGGCATAGGTATAATTTGAATTAATCAATCCTTTAGTAGGAAGTGAAATATTGGATGAACCGCCAAAATGAAAAGCACTATTTTCATTACCACATCTGTCTGTGGCAAATGTAGCTCCATGAGATGTTCCATCATTACCATTCCCTGAGGCGTCATTAACATTTCCTGTAAATGGATAATAGGCAACTAGCTTATTACTATTACATTCATAGGAATTATAAAGCTCAGCTATTTCAGCCATACTTAGAGCGTAATTGTAGATTCTTACCTCATCTAATTTTCCGGTTAAAAATTGTATATTCTCAAAGCCTCTGACTCCTAGCATTGCATAGTATGGCGCTGACGCATAACTCGGAGATGAGTTATTAGTAGAACCTATCGCTTCCAGTTGTCCATCTATGTATAACTTTGCACTGGAATCATCTCTTGTCAATATCACATGATACCATCTGTTTGCTGACGGATATTTTCCCGGTATCGCCCCGGTGAGGGTACCATTTATATTATAGCCACCTCCTGCCCATCCTGCACCGTTAGGAACTACTTGAATTGCCTGATCTCCACCTTTTGCTCCAATGTTTAAAAGTGATGTTACAGAATTTAGATTATCAAAAGATACCCACATGGCATAGGTATAATTTGGATTAATAAAATCCTTAGTAGGAAGAGAAATATAGGATGAACCATTAAAATGATAGGCGCTGTTTGCTTTACCACATCTGTCGGTGGTTAAAGTAGCTCCATAGGATGTTCCATCGTTGCCATTCCCTGAGGCGTCGCTGGCATTTCCTGTAAATGGATAATAGGCAACCAGCTTATTACATTCATAGGAATTATACAGGTCAGCTATTTCATCCGTACTTAGAGCGTAATTGTAGATTCTTACCTCATCTAATTTGCCGGTTAAGAATTGTATATTCTCAAAGCCTCGGACTCCTAACATTGCATAATATGGCGCTGAAGCATAACTCGGAGATGAGTTATTAGTAGAACCTGTCGCTTCCAGCTGTCCATCAATGTATAACCTTGCGGTAGAATCATTTCTTGTCAAAATCACATGATACCATCTGTTTGCTGACGGATATTTTCCCGGTATCGCCCCGGTAAGGGTACCATTTGTATTATAGCCCCCTCCTGCCCATCCTGCCCCATTAGGAACTACTTGAATTGCCTGATCTCCACCTTTTGCTCCAATGTTAAGAAGTGATGCTACAGAATTAAGATTATCAAAAGACACCCACATGGCATAGGTATAATTTGAGTTAATAAAATCTTTAGTAGGAAGTGAAATATAGGATGAACCATTAAAATGATAGGCGCCGTTTTTTCTACCACATCTGTCGGTAGTTAAAGTTGCCCCATAAGATGTTCCATTGTTACCATTCCCTGAGGCATCATTGACATTTCCCGTAAATGGATAATAAGCAACAAGCTTATCCTCAGCTTTAACTAATGAAAAATTGAATAAAACTAAAATAACCAGTAATATTTTTCTCATAGACTTTTGCTTAAAAATTTAAATAAACCAAATGACCTTAGTACTGATTTTTTCCCAAGCCAGGAAATACTTTTTCAAAAAATGCGTAAAGAATGCTAATCCTTTTTTAAAATATATTTATTACAAGCTTTTAATAGTAGACTCCTATTTTTAAAATAGTTCCCAAAATAATTTATTTATACGAATTAATTCGTCCTCTTTGAAATGGCATTTAAGTTTGATATCTTTTATTTATCAAATAAAAGTGCAAACTTGTTTATTAAAATCATTAATTTTTGAGATGAAAAATACTTTTAAGACTGCCATTATTTTGATACTATTAAGCACCATGATAAGTGAAGCTTCTCCTGCTTGTCACCTGGGAGATTATTTAAGTAACAATGCACCTGATACCAATAAAAGAAGCATTAAGTATGGAGTCGGAATAAATTTAATTCCTTTAAGCTTACTCGCTATTAGTCCAACTTTTGATTATTATTTAAGAAATTCAAATAGTCTCAGTTTTGCGGCTAGAGTTAAACAATCATTGGATTTCCCGATCATGGGACATAGCTATGAATACATAGCTGCCAATGAACTTGCATTCAGTTTTGATTACAAAATAAATTTTACCAAAAACAATTATCTGTATTATATAGCTCCGGGAGTATTTTACAAAAAAAGATGGTTTAAAGAAATGTGGATCGGATATGAGAATGGATCTCAGTATGATTCAAATCAGAATCTTGAAAATATGGATTTAGATGTCTATGGTCTGAGACTCCTTTTAGGATTCCGGCGTCTAATGACCAATACTTATTTGGATTTTTATCTAGGACCAGGCTTTACATATAATCACTGGAATTACCAAATAACAGATCACTATGGTGGCAGTTCTTACACCTTTATACCTCAAAATTATAGTGATGAACGCAATCGACTTTCATTTCATATTGGTTTAAACTTTGGCTTTTTAGGATTTAGAAAATAATAGGCTCTCCAGTTCATAGATTGGCCTATCAGCAGACCTTCTTTATACTTAATGAAACTTCTCTCTGAAGGTAAAGAGAATCTTTTTCAGCAAACAATTATCATGGACAGATAGTGTATCTAAGTCCATTCAGTAAAGTTTGATTCTTCAATAATACATCAATAGTCCTCTTATCAAAGAAGAGTAAAAATAAAAAAGTGGCTTATCTGAAGAGACTAGCCACTTTCATTTGATTCTCGGTATATCGAATCTATCTATATTACTTCTTAATTACCCTTTTATGAGTACTTCCCTTTGAAGTTGTGATTGATAGAATATAAACACCCGGTTTGATTGATCCTGTTGAAAAAGTCATTTTATTTAACCCCGATTTTAGTGACATATTTTCATCTTCTACAACTGGCATACCGGATAAAGTTCTGAGAGATAGTTTTGCTTCTCCTTCATCAGACATTACTTCAAAGTTAAGTACATCATCAGAAAAAGGATTAGGATAAATCTCAAGCATATCCTTTACCTCTTCGTTCTTTCCTATTGATGTAACCGTGCTTATTCCAATCATTACATCTTTCTCTATAGAACATACCATAGAGTGCCAGACATTTACTTTATACCTTCCGGGACATAATCCATACTGTGAGCTTGTAGAAGGAAGCCCTTTATCCCAGGTATAGACAGTCCGACCTTCTATTGTATTTACTACATTTACTATTGCACTTCCATCACAGAGATTTTCAGTTGCAGGATTAGTATCTACAGAGACTGACATCATATTCCTCCCCTTTTTAACGTTCCAGTTATTTGTTGAAGTGCAACCTTTGGAATCAGTAGCTGTAACCGAATAAGTAGCTGAACCAACACCTTTCAAATTCTGCACCTTAGCACCATTATTCCACAGATAAGTATAAGGAGCCGTTCCTCCAGATACTTTAACATCAATAGCTCCGTTTCCTCCTTCACAGGACTCGTCAACAACAGTTCCTGTCAAATTTATAACAGGACAATCAGGAACAATGAATAACTGATAATCTTCTGTTTCTCCAACATTAGCATCACTGCAAGGATCTACATTTGAATATGAAATTGCATCCATTAATCTAACCCTCATAACCATAGGCCCCAAAGGGATCCCGCTTCGTAATGTAAAATACGTTGTAGATGTATTGGAATGAGCATTATCAGAAGTTATTCTTTCCGTTGCCTTATCAAACTTTCCATCCTGATTATAATCTATCCATACACCATAATAAAGCGAACTTTTTAAATCACAGGTAACAGTT from the Sporocytophaga myxococcoides genome contains:
- a CDS encoding transposase, which codes for MAGDRYFISDQYVPYYITCTVIKWIDLFTRRDYRDVIVDSLNHCCKEKSITIYAWVIMSNHMHLVAQASIF
- a CDS encoding toxin-antitoxin system YwqK family antitoxin; translation: MNKALSGLLGIFIFFSCSKPVPLEQISFKNGECYLGETKFTGTASGRTSSIKNIFMLFPMSVFSDSIMLEFDDGTLTDLTGYINGGKILEIVSEKDNEDVFTEVRNYNPMKYFPDRKTYEATLKNGRLHGKQIYYYPKNGFTFFDKVKSEQEFVEGVEDGSYTVWYENGDKKAEGQYTKGYMHGTFYTYFDQDEVVQKKSIYNKNRLIEQYVYSFNNVLLSDYKDGKETIYPVNGEVVTIRNGRKIISMYKNGVKDGVEKEMYSNGELCAETYYKANEKHGSHKVYYESGELNTEETYANGKLNGLSTKWNKGGQKSREYNYVDDRYDGVIKEWYADGKMWKEIAYTNGIKNGSEKSWYKNGQPAKENVYAMGKITKCMEWYDDGKKWKESIEETLENGDVVLHYESWYTNGNKAEKYQRYNGQKHGYYEKWYSNGQKSTEIPYEHGRRVGPELNWSKSGEQL
- a CDS encoding LamG-like jellyroll fold domain-containing protein gives rise to the protein MRKILLVILVLFNFSLVKAEDKLVAYYPFTGNVNDASGNGNNGTSYGATLTTDRCGRKNGAYHFNGSSYISLPTKDFINSNYTYAMWVSFDNLNSVASLLNIGAKGGDQAIQVVPNGAGWAGGGYNTNGTLTGAIPGKYPSANRWYHVILTRNDSTARLYIDGQLEATGSTNNSSPSYASAPYYAMLGVRGFENIQFLTGKLDEVRIYNYALSTDEIADLYNSYECNKLVAYYPFTGNASDASGNGNDGTSYGATLTTDRCGKANSAYHFNGSSYISLPTKDFINPNYTYAMWVSFDNLNSVTSLLNIGAKGGDQAIQVVPNGAGWAGGGYNINGTLTGAIPGKYPSANRWYHVILTRDDSSAKLYIDGQLEAIGSTNNSSPSYASAPYYAMLGVRGFENIQFLTGKLDEVRIYNYALSMAEIAELYNSYECNSNKLVAYYPFTGNVNDASGNGNDGTSHGATFATDRCGNENSAFHFGGSSNISLPTKGLINSNYTYAMWVSFDNLNTVLSLLTGAITGKYPSANKWYHVVLTGDDSGAKFYIDGKLEAEGSFNNLSSGYASILYYAVIGATDFEYMQFLSGKLDELRIYNYSLSAAEVKDLYNSYSCNGNVITSINGQSLEENLFEVYPNPADSKFFVKYDKNSLTASKITVTNAIGKTVCTIEDAETMQNLEIQLSEQPSGIYFVSIKTVEGATITKRLLLK